One genomic region from Clostridia bacterium encodes:
- a CDS encoding ABC transporter permease, with product MLKLIKLEIRKYKIKGYIRGALIANLVIIGFLFLMNYTGKAEGDIIRSYDEAFAIIDTFVKGTFMIFSSVLIANIIIDEYRSKTINVMFMYPINRKKLFAAKLVIVLVFSFTSIILSDIIVSFSYYFLNSIFSFVTEELTSTVIVNSSIKFFMNALAFSGAGLIPLFFGMRKKSFPATIVSSILITSILSSSSNDFSLGSIIAIPMTLAAVGILVAYLTIRNIEHADVEN from the coding sequence GTGCTTAAACTGATTAAGCTGGAAATTAGAAAATATAAAATAAAAGGATATATACGGGGGGCATTGATTGCCAATCTGGTCATTATAGGATTTTTGTTCCTTATGAACTATACCGGAAAGGCTGAAGGAGATATAATAAGAAGTTATGACGAAGCTTTTGCCATTATTGACACCTTTGTCAAAGGTACATTTATGATTTTTTCATCTGTATTGATAGCAAATATTATTATAGACGAGTATAGAAGCAAAACAATCAATGTAATGTTCATGTATCCGATAAACAGGAAAAAGCTGTTTGCTGCCAAACTGGTTATAGTTTTAGTATTTTCTTTTACATCTATAATATTGTCGGATATTATTGTGAGTTTTTCCTACTACTTCTTAAATTCAATATTCAGCTTTGTCACGGAGGAACTTACAAGCACGGTAATTGTAAACAGCTCAATCAAATTTTTTATGAATGCTTTGGCTTTTTCCGGTGCAGGTCTGATACCTCTCTTTTTCGGAATGAGGAAAAAATCCTTTCCTGCAACTATAGTATCTTCGATACTGATTACATCCATCCTCAGCTCCAGCAGTAATGATTTCTCCCTGGGTTCAATTATAGCAATACCTATGACGCTTGCCGCTGTAGGGATACTGGTTGCATATCTGACCATAAGGAATATTGAACATGCCGATGTTGAAAATTAG
- a CDS encoding ABC transporter ATP-binding protein, giving the protein MSYILRTNNLTKTFDGKAAVSNVGMHIKKGEIYGFLGPNGAGKTTVMKLIANLIKPTGGEIEIFGEKLTDKSYEVLKRIGSIIEYPVFYDKLSARENLDLHCEYMGYHDKKAIDKALELVNLKDTKSKAVKDFSLGMKQRLGIARAITTKPEFLILDEPINGLDPIGIKELRNLFRMLCKEYGITMLISSHILGEIEQIADTVGVINNGILIKEISMDSIRESNTEYVEIVTGDCKKAAYILTNDLGISNFRIMDNSVIRIYDSGIPQSSISKALILNDIAIESINSKSNSLEDYFLNLLNGGGVGA; this is encoded by the coding sequence GTGTCGTATATATTAAGAACAAATAACCTTACAAAAACCTTTGACGGAAAAGCAGCTGTGTCAAATGTGGGTATGCATATAAAAAAAGGTGAGATATATGGCTTTCTGGGACCAAATGGAGCAGGAAAAACAACAGTAATGAAATTGATTGCAAACCTTATCAAGCCTACCGGCGGAGAGATTGAGATATTTGGGGAAAAGCTTACGGATAAGTCTTATGAGGTTCTTAAAAGAATAGGGTCAATCATAGAATATCCCGTATTCTATGATAAGCTTTCTGCCAGAGAAAATCTGGATCTTCACTGTGAATATATGGGATACCATGATAAGAAGGCTATTGATAAGGCATTGGAACTGGTTAACCTGAAAGATACAAAAAGCAAAGCCGTAAAAGACTTTTCGCTGGGGATGAAGCAGAGACTGGGAATAGCCAGGGCCATTACTACAAAGCCGGAGTTTCTGATACTGGATGAACCTATCAACGGGCTTGATCCTATAGGCATTAAAGAGCTTAGAAACCTATTCAGGATGCTGTGTAAGGAATATGGCATTACCATGCTTATTTCAAGTCACATTCTTGGAGAAATAGAACAGATAGCAGATACGGTAGGCGTCATAAACAATGGGATACTGATAAAAGAAATATCTATGGACAGCATAAGAGAAAGCAATACCGAGTATGTAGAAATAGTTACCGGAGACTGTAAAAAAGCGGCATATATCCTGACCAATGACCTTGGGATATCCAATTTCAGAATTATGGATAACAGCGTTATAAGAATATACGATTCAGGGATACCACAGAGCAGTATTTCAAAGGCTCTCATTCTAAATGATATTGCAATAGAATCTATTAACAGCAAAAGCAATTCGCTGGAGGATTACTTCCTGAATTTATTGAATGGAGGCGGTGTAGGTGCTTAA
- a CDS encoding sensor histidine kinase, with protein sequence MELILLIIVAVLLSIIYIQYKAKKDRSSDLKYVCEKLNSIISDKTGEKLLVVTDDTELRGLLIEINSLLDYNQKAFADYNKTEISMRKMLSNISHDLKTPLTVVLGYIETIRLDSNISKEDREVLLSRVQNKTLEILELINKFFDLARLESGDKEIPLTRINMNEVCRKNILVFYDTLTSKGLEVMIEIPDENIYASGNEEALGRIMNNLISNAIKYGCEGKVIGLTLRGDEESVYVDIWDRGKGISEPDKDRVFERMYTIEDSRNKLHQGSGLGLTITKRLVERMGGEIILYSKPYEKTVFTFALRRICY encoded by the coding sequence ATGGAATTGATTTTATTGATAATTGTTGCTGTACTGCTAAGCATTATCTATATCCAGTATAAAGCAAAAAAGGACAGAAGCTCAGATCTTAAATACGTATGTGAGAAGCTGAATAGCATTATAAGTGATAAAACCGGTGAAAAGCTGCTGGTTGTGACTGATGACACCGAGTTAAGAGGGCTTCTCATAGAGATCAACAGTCTTCTGGATTATAATCAGAAAGCATTTGCAGACTATAACAAGACTGAAATATCCATGAGAAAAATGCTCTCAAATATTTCTCACGATCTCAAAACTCCTCTTACTGTAGTGTTGGGATACATAGAGACCATCAGGCTGGATAGCAATATCAGCAAGGAAGACAGGGAGGTATTGCTGTCCAGAGTGCAGAACAAAACGCTGGAAATACTGGAACTTATAAATAAGTTCTTTGACCTGGCCAGACTGGAGTCAGGAGACAAGGAGATTCCACTGACCAGGATAAATATGAATGAGGTATGCAGGAAAAACATTCTGGTTTTCTATGATACTTTAACCTCGAAGGGTCTTGAAGTTATGATTGAGATTCCCGATGAAAATATTTATGCATCAGGGAATGAGGAAGCGCTTGGGAGGATAATGAATAACCTTATATCCAATGCAATCAAGTATGGATGTGAAGGAAAGGTTATAGGATTGACCCTTAGGGGTGATGAGGAGTCTGTGTATGTGGATATCTGGGATAGGGGCAAAGGAATCAGTGAGCCGGATAAAGACAGGGTGTTTGAGAGAATGTATACCATTGAGGATTCAAGAAACAAGCTTCACCAGGGGAGCGGGCTTGGTCTTACCATAACTAAGAGACTTGTTGAGAGAATGGGAGGAGAAATCATTCTATACAGCAAGCCTTATGAAAAGACAGTATTTACGTTTGCTTTAAGAAGGATTTGTTACTAA
- a CDS encoding response regulator transcription factor: MLVEDEVSISEMVKDYLIKEGFSITCAFNGEEGIARFLNGSFDLIILDIMMPKLDGMEVMRVIREKSQVPILIMSAKDSDVDKAIGLGLGADDYITKPFSMIEISARVKAAIRRATRYSAGVKKEETKVIKLNDLVIDLDNFSASKNGENIKLTSKEFEILRLFATNPSRVFTKAQVYSLVWNDDYFGDENVINVHMRRLREKIEDDASNPKYIKTLWGIGYKLGEF; encoded by the coding sequence TTGCTTGTTGAAGATGAAGTTTCCATAAGCGAGATGGTAAAAGACTATCTGATTAAAGAGGGCTTTTCCATTACTTGTGCTTTTAATGGAGAAGAAGGCATTGCCAGGTTTTTAAACGGCTCGTTTGATCTGATTATACTGGATATTATGATGCCTAAGCTTGATGGCATGGAAGTAATGAGAGTTATCAGGGAGAAAAGCCAGGTACCCATACTCATCATGTCGGCAAAAGATAGTGATGTGGATAAAGCTATAGGCTTGGGATTGGGGGCCGATGATTACATCACCAAGCCGTTTTCAATGATAGAAATCTCTGCAAGGGTAAAAGCTGCCATAAGGCGGGCAACCAGGTATTCGGCCGGTGTGAAGAAGGAAGAAACCAAGGTGATTAAGCTTAACGACCTTGTTATAGATTTGGATAATTTTTCCGCAAGCAAAAACGGTGAGAATATAAAACTTACATCAAAGGAATTTGAGATTCTCAGGCTGTTTGCAACCAACCCCAGCAGGGTATTTACCAAAGCTCAAGTTTACAGCCTTGTCTGGAATGATGACTATTTCGGAGATGAAAATGTAATCAATGTACATATGAGAAGATTGAGAGAAAAAATTGAGGATGATGCTTCAAATCCCAAATACATAAAAACCCTGTGGGGAATTGGATATAAGCTAGGGGAATTTTGA
- a CDS encoding flavodoxin family protein — translation MKILAINGSHMGEKGFTQTLLNKMREGAVAAGADFDTAILAKRRIKPCLGCEVCHTEKSYLKCVFEDKDDVAEIFQNMKEADIIVYATPVYVFNMSGLMKNFIDRINSTADIHKMQVSKKGLFFHHINRDICSKPFVLLTTCGNIENETTKNVVSYFRTFSRFMDAPMVGTLVRQSSFILQSKSDRELAEKKSVFDAFFDAGKEIAIKGKVSKRTQKRANQNVVKMPPLVRLLMKFKPLRAKIIEEGLKRNAV, via the coding sequence ATGAAGATATTAGCTATAAACGGAAGCCATATGGGTGAGAAGGGTTTTACACAAACATTGCTTAACAAGATGAGAGAAGGAGCAGTTGCGGCAGGTGCAGACTTTGATACGGCAATTCTGGCTAAACGAAGGATCAAGCCTTGTCTGGGCTGTGAAGTATGCCACACTGAGAAGAGCTATTTGAAATGTGTATTTGAGGATAAGGACGATGTGGCAGAAATCTTTCAAAATATGAAGGAAGCTGATATCATAGTTTATGCTACCCCTGTATATGTCTTTAACATGTCCGGATTGATGAAGAATTTTATTGACAGGATTAACTCAACAGCTGATATTCATAAAATGCAGGTTTCAAAAAAAGGATTGTTCTTTCATCACATAAACCGGGATATATGTTCAAAGCCCTTTGTACTGCTGACTACCTGCGGAAACATAGAAAACGAGACTACGAAAAACGTTGTATCATATTTCAGAACATTTTCAAGATTCATGGATGCGCCTATGGTTGGTACACTTGTCAGACAATCAAGCTTTATACTTCAGAGCAAAAGTGATAGAGAGCTGGCGGAAAAGAAGTCAGTATTTGACGCTTTTTTTGATGCAGGCAAAGAGATAGCCATAAAAGGAAAAGTCAGTAAAAGAACTCAGAAACGGGCGAATCAGAATGTAGTAAAAATGCCTCCACTTGTCAGGTTATTGATGAAGTTTAAACCTTTAAGGGCGAAAATTATTGAGGAAGGCTTGAAAAGAAATGCAGTATAA